The following coding sequences lie in one Rutidosis leptorrhynchoides isolate AG116_Rl617_1_P2 chromosome 6, CSIRO_AGI_Rlap_v1, whole genome shotgun sequence genomic window:
- the LOC139855794 gene encoding ubiquitin-related modifier 1 homolog 1-like, which yields MQLTLEFGGGLELLCDSVKIHSVNVDLPVEEKKLTMKHLLAWVRSNLIKERPEMFMKEDTVRPGVLVLVNDCDWELSGQLDTTLENKDVVVFISTLHGG from the exons ATGCAATTAACTCTTGAATTCGG TGGAGGACTAGAACTTCTTTGTGACTCGGTGAAGATCCATAGCGTCAATGTTGACTTACCAGTTGAAGAAAAGAAG TTAACCATGAAGCACCTGCTGGCTTGGGTTCGATCCAATCTAATCAAAGAGAGGCCTGAAATGTTTATGAAGGAAGACACTGT GCGACCTGGTGTTCTTGTTCTTGTGAACGATTGTGACTGGGAATTGAGTGGTCAGCTTGATACAACATTGGAAAATAAGGATGTTGTCGTTTTCATTTCTACTTTGCATGGGGGATAG
- the LOC139853926 gene encoding protein HEAT STRESS TOLERANT DWD 1-like, translated as MDGEFSVASWLLVVMLSLSSPLFFSCDFIVGPCDDLRVRDMVYAPGVEQVYCGWDLLCGGLRSFVAIGNLMFHCTGSKKGEGSSSSSNAIPSIPAKVWQPGVDALEEGEELQCHPSAYNSLHALHIGWPCLSFDIVRDSLGLVRTEFPHTIYCVTGTQANNAPNSIGVFKISNISGKKRELVLTKKNNHDTDMDCESSDSDDDDDREVDNDGPKAPVFQVQKVFHEGCVNRIRAMPQKPHICASWSDTGHVQIWDFGSQLNSLAETETNISKDATTVSNQTSLLKFTGHKDEGYAIDWSSLVTGKLVSGDCKNNIHLWEPASDSTWNVDSNPFVGHTGSVEDLQWSPTEASVFASSSADKTIAIWDIRVGKLPAASFKAHNADVNVTSWNRLASCFLVSGSDDGTFSIHDLRLLKGDSLVAHFEYHKLPITSIEWSPHDTATLAVSSADNQLTIWDLSLERDEEEESEFKSKTQEQVHAPTDLPPQLLFVHQGQKDLKEVHWHTQIPGMLISTAADGFNILMPSNIETNLPVNQAAA; from the exons ATGGATGGCGAGTTTTCGGTCGCCAGTTGGTTACTTGTTGTCATGTTATCGTTGTCGAGTCCATTATTTTTCAGTTGTGACTTCATCGTTGGACCATGTGATGATCTCCGTGTTAGAGATATGGTTTATGCGCCCGGGGTGGAACAAGTATATTGTGGATGGGATCTTCTTTGTGGTGGCTTAAGAAGTTTTGTGGCTATCG GTAATTTGATGTTTCATTGTACT GGTTCAAAGAAAGGGGAAGGGTCAAGTTCATCATCAAATGCAATACCATCAATTCCAGCAAAAGTATGGCAACCAGGTGTTGATGCTTTAGAAGAAGGTGAAGAGTTGCAGTGTCATCCTTCTGCTTATAATTCACTTCACGCCCTTCACATTGGCTGGCCTTGTTTAAG CTTTGACATTGTGCGTGATTCACTAGGGTTGGTACGGACAGAATTTCCCCATACTATTTACTGTGTCACTGGCACTCAG GCAAACAATGCTCCCAATTCAATTGGAGTATTTAAGATATCAAACATTTCTGGTAAGAAACGCGAATTAGTACTGACAAAAAAGAATAATCACGACACTGATATGGACTGCGAGAGTagtgatagtgatgatgatgatgatagagaaGTTGATAACGATGGACCTAAAGCTCCCGTCTTTCAG GTACAAAAGGTGTTTCATGAAGGTTGTGTGAACAGGATTCGTGCGATGCCACAAAAACCCCATATCTGTGCATCTTGGAGTGATACTGGTCATGTGCAG ATTTGGGATTTTGGGTCTCAACTAAATTCTTTGGCTGAAACTGAGACTAATATTAGCAAGGATGCTACTACAGTTTCTAATCAAACTTCATTACTTAAATTTACTGGTCACAAGGATGAAGGATATGCAATTGACTGGAGTTCTCTTGTTACTGGCAAGCTTGTGTCTG GGGACTGCAAGAATAACATTCACCTATGGGAACCAGCTTCTGACTCAACATGGAATGTTGATAGTAACCCGTTTGTTGGACATACTGGTAGTGTTGAAGATTTGCAG TGGAGCCCTACAGAAGCGTCTGTGTTTGCTTCTAGCTCTGCGGATAAAACCATAGCAATATGGGATATTCGTGTAGGGAAATTGCCAGCGGCTTCTTTTAAGGCACATAACGCAGATGTTAATGTTACTTCTTGGAACAG GCTTGCAAGTTGTTTTCTGGTATCTGGTAGTGATGATGGGACATTTTCAATCCATGACCTTAGATTGCTTAAG GGAGATTCTTTAGTGGCTCATTTTGAGTACCACAAACTTCCTATAACATCTATTGAATGGAGCCCACATGACACTGCTACCTTGGCGGTATCATCAGCAGATAATCAACTTAC AATATGGGATCTGTCTTTAGAACGTGACGAGGAAGAGGAATCTGAATTTAAATCCAAAACGCAAGAACAAGTACATGCACCCACCGATTTGCCTCCACAACTTCTTTTTGTTCATCAG GGCCAAAAAGACTTGAAAGAAGTTCATTGGCATACACAGATTCCAGGGATGCTGATTTCTACAGCTGCTGATGGTTTCAACATTTTAATGCCTTCAAATATCGAAACTAATCTTCCTGTAAATCAAGCTGCTGCTTGA